Proteins from one Malaya genurostris strain Urasoe2022 chromosome 2, Malgen_1.1, whole genome shotgun sequence genomic window:
- the LOC131427810 gene encoding uncharacterized protein LOC131427810 — translation MANIKRQFNFQESLNCSQSSGDRKAKVRKTIEVTRSTRYTEIVEGNSARTEQNEVMVGHTQFINTQDTDTQHNNCNTGLALMDGSLNNIQETMDDDRERFILSCRESADSYLKRLDQVEIKLEANAKLVMKCKKFEENMLKENDDIRKGLQELLEMSRKKHTLREETLAMLLDKF, via the coding sequence ATGGCCAATATCAAACGCCAATTTAATTTTCAGGAATCGCTGAATTGTTCGCAAAGCTCTGGCGATCGGAAAGCAAAGGTTCGAAAAACGATTGAAGTCACTCGTTCGACTCGTTACACGGAGATTGTGGAAGGTAATAGTGCACGGACGGAGCAAAACGAAGTAATGGTTGGACATACTCAGTTCATCAACACTCAAGATACCGACACACAGCACAATAATTGCAATACTGGTCTTGCTCTCATGGACGGTAGTTTGAATAACATCCAGGAAACGATGGACGACGACAGAGAAAGATTTATTTTGTCCTGTCGGGAATCAGCTGATTCGTATCTAAAACGATTGGACCAGGTAGAAATAAAACTCGAGGCAAATGCAAAGTTGGTCATGAAATGCAAGAAGTTTGAAGAAAATATGCTGAAGGAAAATGACGACATTCGTAAAGGGCTGCAGGAGCTGCTAGAGATGAGCCGCAAAAAGCATACCCTACGTGAGGAAACACTCGCTATGTTACTggacaaattttaa
- the LOC131427811 gene encoding cullin-associated NEDD8-dissociated protein 1, which produces MASYQIANLLEKMTSNDKDFRFMATNDLMTELQKDSIKLDDESEKKVVRMVLRLLEDKNGEVQNLAVKCLGPLVNKVKENQVETIVDSLCANMVSNNEQLRDISSIGLKTVISELPQSSNSLVPNVCQRITGKLSNAIEKEDVSVQLEALDILSDLLSRFGDLLVPFHELILKALVPQLGSARQAVRKRTIVALSHLLTTCNNNAYNKVIEHLLDGLEKPQNQGMVRTYIQCLAAICRQAGHRLCNHIERVMFLLNQYSHRDDDELREFCLQACEAFVQRCPEAILPHIPSIVELCLKYITYDPNYNYEADDGDGGVAMDMEDDEDIDSEEYSDDDDMSWKVRRSAAKCLESVISTRHELLEDFYKTLSPALIARFKEREENVKSDIFHAYIALLKSTRPIGDDIAHDPDSMEQVPSSISMLQDQVPMIVKAVQPLMREKSVKTRQDCFLLLRELLNALPGALSNHIDQLMSGIHYSLNDKNSTSNMKIDALGFVHCMLAGHNPQVFHPHIKTLVPLIEAAVFDAFYKIATEALMVLQQLVKVIRPLNIQTSFDFTPYVQPLYTSTLQRLRSPEVDQEVKERAIACMGQIIANMGDVLQQELNTCLPLFMERLRNEVTRLSSVKALTMIAASPLRVNLSPIITEVVPVLGSFLRKNQRALKLNSLTLLDTLITHYNQFIDPILLCNAVSEVPPLLCESDLHVAQLSLVLLTSVARQQPQALIGVHELILPEVMILVRSPLLQGTALNCTLNLFQALVQANLPGLSYRHLLNMLMHPVHNQQQGPTLHKQAYHSLAKCVAALTLQVPNEAVTVAREFLREIQNRRSDAHLVFYLLTIGEIGRHFNLNAIDSLAQIILNCFSASSEDVKGAASHALGAIAVGNMSHYLPFILTEIEAQPKRQYLLLHSLKEVITSLSTSKQGLEQLLPSVPSIWAQLFKHCECSEEGSRNVVAECLGKLVLVNPEELLPQLQLALRSESHLMRTAVVSAIKFTISDQPQSIDPLLRQCIGQFLFALQDPEPAVRRVALVAFNSAVHNKPSLVRELLPELLPQLYSETKVKKDLIREVEMGPFKHTVDDGLDIRKAAFECMYTLLEQGLDRVDIMQFLEHVQAGLKDHYDIKMLTYLMTARLAILCPSAVLQKLDQFVDPLRATCTLKVKANSVKQEYEKQDELKRSALRAVAALLQIPKADKNQHLAEFLQLIRSSSELQPLFESVQKDSSVLSNNNADSLTMDQS; this is translated from the exons ATGGCGTCCTATCAGATTGCGAATTTACTcgaaaag ATGACATCCAACGATAAGGATTTCCGATTTATGGCGACGAATGATCTGATGACTGAACTCCAAAAAGACAGTATCAAGCTAGACGATGAATCAGAGAAAAAAGTCGTTCGGATGGTGCTACGTCTGCTAGAGGACAAAAATGGGGAGGTGCAAAATTTGGCTGTCAAGTG TCTCGGTCCGTTGGTGAACAAAGTTAAGGAGAACCAGGTAGAAACGATAGTCGACTCACTGTGCGCTAACATGGTATCCAACAACGAACAACTTCGTGATATTTCCAGCATAGGTCTTAAGACGGTCATTTCGGAGCTACCGCAGTCTTCAAACTCATTGGTACCGAATGTTTGCCAGCGTATCACTGGCAAGTTAAGCAACGCAATTGAAAAGGAAGACGTTTCCGTTCAGTTGGAAGCACTAGATATTCTATCGGATTTATTGTCACGCTTTGGCGACTTGTTGGTCCCGTTTCATGAACTTATCCTAAAAGCTCTAGTACCGCAGTTGGGATCGGCTCGGCAGGCAGTTCGCAAGCGTACGATAGTGGCTCTATCTCATCTATTGACAACGTGTAACAACAACGCTTACAATAAGGTCATCGAGCATTTGCTGGACGGGTTGGAGAAGCCCCAGAATCAAGGGATGGTTCGGACCTACATTCAATGCTTGGCTGCTATTTG TCGTCAAGCGGGACATCGGTTGTGCAACCATATCGAGCGTGTAATGTTCTTATTGAACCAATACAGCCATCGTGACGACGATGAGCTACGTGAGTTTTGTCTGCAGGCATGTGAAGCATTTGTGCAGCGATGCCCGGAAGCGATCTTACCCCATATCCCTTCG ATTGTTGAGCTCTGTCTAAAGTACATCACGTACGATCCGAATTACAATTACGAAGCTGATGATGGTGACGGTGGTGTTGCTATGGATATGGAAGACGATGAAGATATCGATAGCGAAGAATACAGCGATGACGACGACATGAGTTGGAAGGTACGTCGTTCGGCAGCTAAGTGTTTGGAGTCCGTTATTTCAACAAGACATGAGCTTTTGGAGGACTTTTATAAGACATTGTCACCAGCTCTGATTGCTCGTTTTAAAG AGCGCGAAGAAAATGTGAAATCGGACATTTTTCATGCATATATTGCGCTGTTGAAGTCTACTCGACCCATTGGCGATGACATTGCTCATGATCCCGATTCCATGGAACAGGTGCCGAGCTCCATAAGCATGTTACAGGACCAAGTACCGATGATAGTAAAGGCAGTGCAACCGTTGATGCGGGAGAAATCAGTCAAAACTCGGCAGGATTGCTTCCTGTTGTTGCGAGAACTTTTGAACGCGTTACCTGGAGCTTTGTCTAACCATATCGATCAACTGATGAGTGGCATCCATTACTCGCTTAACGATAAAAATTCGACATCGAACATGAAGATTGATGCACTGGGTTTTGTTCATTGTATGCTGGCAGGTCACAATCCTCAAGTTTTCCACCCTCATATTAAGACATTGGTTCCACTAATTGAGGCAGCAGTTTTTGATGCATTTTATAAAATTGCTACCGAAGCTCTAATGGTTTTGCAGCAACTGGTGAAAGTTATTCGCCCACTGAACATACAAACCAGCTTTGATTTCACACCCTATGTACAGCCACTTTACACAAGCACCCTACAGAGGTTACGTTCTCCTGAAGTTGACCAAGAAGTGAAAGAACGTGCCATTGCTTGCATGGGTCAGATAATCGCCAACATGGGAGATGTTTTGCAACAAGAACTAAACACGTGCTTGCCGCTGTTCATGGAACGACTGCGTAATGAAGTGACTCGATTAAGCTCAGTTAAAGCCCTGACTATGATTGCTGCCTCTCCGTTGCGTGTGAATCTCAGTCCAATTATCACAGAAGTGGTTCCGGTATTAGGATCATTCTTACGAAAAAATCAACGTGCGCTTAAACTGAACTCGTTAACACTGTTGGACACATTGATTACACATTACAATCAATTCATCGACCCGATATTGCTATGCAACGCCGTTTCAGAAGTACCACCATTGTTGTGCGAGTCCGATCTTCATGTTGCTCAGCTTTCGCTTGTACTACTTACCTCTGTTGCTCGTCAGCAACCGCAGGCGCTCATTGGAGTCCATGAATTGATTCTGCCTGAAGTAATGATCTTGGTACGATCACCGTTGTTGCAAGGAACGGCACTCAACTGCACGTTAAACCTATTTCAAGCTTTGGTGCAGGCAAACTTACCGGGTCTCAGCTATCGACATTTGCTAAACATGTTAATGCATCCTGTGCACAACCAGCAGCAAGGTCCAACCCTACACAAGCAAGCATATCATTCGCTGGCTAAATGTGTTGCCGCTCTAACGCTTCAGGTGCCAAACGAAGCAGTAACCGTAGCTCGAGAGTTTCTGCGAGAAATTCAAAATAGACGTAGCGACGCTCATTTAGTTTTTTATCTTCTGACAATTGGTGAAATTGGTAGGCACTT caATCTTAACGCAATCGACTCACTTGCACAGATTATACTGAACTGCTTCTCAGCGTCATCGGAGGACGTGAAAGGAGCCGCATCCCATGCTTTGGGAGCGATTGCCGTTGGTAACATGAGTCACTATCTGCCATTTATTTTGACTGAAATCGAGGCTCAACCAAAGCGGCAATATTTGCTTCTTCATTCGCTGAAGGAAGTTATCACGTCGTTGTCAACCAGCAAACAGGGTCTGGAGCAACTCCTTCCGTCGGTGCCATCTATCTGGGCACAACTGTTCAAACATTGCGAATGTTCAGAGGAAGGGTCTCGCAATGTCGTTGCCGAATGTTTGGGAAAACTGGTGCTCGTTAATCCTGAAGAATTACTGCCACAATTGCAATTAGCGCTACGAAGCGAGAGTCATTTGATGCGGACCGCAGTTGTCTCGGCAATTAAATTCACCATCTCCGATCAGCCACAATCAATCGATCCTTTACTGCGACAGTGCATCGGACAGTTCCTTTTCGCTCTGCAAGATCCGGAACCAGCAGTACGACGAGTAGCACTGGTAGCCTTCAATTCTGCTGTGCACAATAAGCCAAGTTTGGTACGGGAATTACTTCCGGAGTTGCTACCACAGTTGTATTCGGAGACGAAGGTTAAGAAAGATCTGATTAGAGAAGTGGAAATGGGCCCATTCAAACATACTGTGGATGATGGTTTAGATATACGAAAGGCCGCATTCGAGTGTATGTACACATTGTTGGAACAGGGTCTTGACCGGGTAGACATCATGCAATTTTTGGAGCACGTGCAGGCTGGTTTGAAAGATCACTATGACATAAAGATGTTAACATACTTAATGACTGCTCGATTGGCCATACTTTGCCCGTCAGCAGTGCTACaaa aactTGATCAATTTGTAGACCCACTTCGTGCAACCTGCACATTGAAGGTAAAAGCCAACTCCGTCAAGCAAGAGTATGAAAAACAAGACGAACTGAAACGGTCGGCTTTGCGCGCCGTTGCTGCACTTCTGCAAATCCCTAAAGCAG ATAAAAATCAACACTTAGCCGAGTTTTTGCAACTGATTCGTAGCTCATCAGAGTTACAACCTCTGTTTGAATCGGTTCAGAAAGATTCATCCGTGTTAAGCAACAACAACGCAGACAGTCTAACGATGGACCAGAGCTAG